The Lasioglossum baleicum unplaced genomic scaffold, iyLasBale1 scaffold1878, whole genome shotgun sequence genome has a segment encoding these proteins:
- the LOC143221077 gene encoding carboxypeptidase B-like: MRIFFVIATIFAAAVLADDEELLASLQGMQSLRISYGTPEEFLFLKNFVDTPGFDFVKSTSDFVDVMVTADKLEAFKNVLKENDIRYSIMIKDVQEKVIEERITQEVERRLQTRIQDLAASGKLPFTYYPNYNEVNDYLNYVTRTYSDVASLINIGNSYEGRAMKVLKLSTGGKNKPAIFIDAGIHAREWIAPATALYIVDQIVENNKNLLSQVDWYILPVLNPDGYEFTHSKSANRLWRKTRSDTGSVCKGVDGNRNYDIAWMTVGASDNPCSDTYAGPKPFSEPETKQMSNFLLARKGQIKAYITLHSYGQYILYPWGYTTKAPSNNLQLNTLARNCAEVIAKSRNTRYTYGSSSKTLYPSAGGGDDWAMAKAGVNLSYTYELPGGNHGFLLPASEIKAVGIETFEAIKVIHQYVKSQYTSHY, encoded by the exons ATGCGTATCTTTTTCGTGATTGCGACGATTTTTGCCGCGGCCGTTCTGGCCGATGACGAGGAGCTTCTGGCTTCCTTACAAGG gaTGCAGAGTCTCCGCATTTCCTACGGGACACCAGAGGAGTTTTTATTCTTGAAAAATTTCGTGGATACGCCCGGCTTCGATTTTGTGAAAAGCACTTCGGACTTCGTGGACGTTATGGTGACAGCTGACAAACTAGAAGCATTTAAAAACGTCCTGAAGGAAAATGATATAAGATACTCGATAATGATCAAGGATGTTCAAGAAAAAGTCATAGAAGAACGCATTACGCAAGAAGTGGAGCGCAGATTGCAAACGAGAATTCAAGACTTGGCTGCTTCCGGAAAATTGCCGTTTACTTACTACCCCAATTACAATGAG GTGAACGATTACCTGAATTACGTAACGAGGACCTACAGTGACGTAGCTTCGTTAATTAATATTGGCAATAGCTACGAAGGACGAGCGATGAAAGTTTTAAAGCTGTCTACCGGTGGAAAAAATAAACCAGCTATTTTCATTGATGCCGGAATTCATGCTAGGGAATGGATTGCTCCAGCGACAGCTCTTTACATCGTGGATCAAATAGTGGAGAATAACAAGAACCTTCTGTCACAAGTTGACTGGTACATACTGCCAGTTTTGAACCCAGATGGCTACGAGTTCACGCACAGCAAATCCGCG AACCGATTATGGAGGAAGACGAGATCCGACACAGGTTCAGTCTGCAAGGGAGTTGATGGAAATCGGAATTACGACATTGCATGGATGA CGGTTGGTGCGTCTGATAATCCATGCAGCGATACGTATGCCGGACCTAAACCATTCTCTGAACCGGAAACTAAACAAATGAGTAACTTCCTTTTGGCGCGAAAAGGACAAATCAAGGCTTACATCACGTTACATTCTTATGGCCAG TACATCTTATACCCATGGGGCTATACGACTAAAGCGCCTAGTAACAACTTGCAACTG AATACTCTGGCCCGTAACTGTGCAGAAGTTATCGCTAAATCGCGTAACACCCGGTACACCTATGGAAGCTCGAGCAAGACGTTGT ATCCATCTGCTGGAGGCGGCGATGATTGGGCTATGGCCAAAGCAGGTGTGAATTTATCGTACACTTACGAATTACCCGGTGGAAATCATGGATTCCTGTTACCAGCATCCGAGATCAAAGCTGTTGGTATCGAGACATTCGAGGCTATCAAAGTGATACACCAATACGTCAAATCGCAATACACTTCGCACTATTAA